The DNA segment GAGAATTTGCGTTATTATGAAGACTCATTAAAAACCTGCCTCGATTCATTACGAAAATCGCCCACCGATGCCATTCGTAAAACCTGGAATAAACAATTTAAAGACCTGTTAAAAGAAACACTGGAAATGAAAGGGGCAATGGATTATCCGTTCGACTCCTTAAAATCAATAGCTAAACTGACATCTCCAGATCATTATTTCCGGATTTTCAATTGGAATGTTCAGAATAACAATGGGACTTTTACGTATTATGGGTTTGTATTGGTACCGGATAATAAAATTCGCATTTTCGAATTGTTCGATCAGGGAATTACCATTAAAGAGCCTGAAGATAAAACCCTTGACAACCGGAAATGGCTGGGTGCTTTATATTATGATATTATCATAAGTGGCACAAAAGGCAGAAAGGAATACACCTTGTTGGGTTGGGATGGACATAATAAAACATCGGCCCGGAAAATCATTGATGTGATGGTGATACAGTCCGATAAAATTCAATTCGGCGCTCCGATTTTTGTTGGTTCAGATAAATCCGTGAAAAAGCGAATCGTTTTTGAGTTCTCCTCCCAGGCGAGTATGACCTTGAGGTACAATGAAAAGGAACAATTATTAGTCTACGATCATCTTATCCCCGAAAGTCCCGCCGCCGAAGGGATTCCGGAGTTTTATTTCCCGGATGGATCCTTCGACGGATTCCGGCTGGAAAATGAGCGATGGATTTTTGTGCCGGATGTAGATGCCAGAAGAGGAAAAGACAAGAAGGACCGATGGTGGAATGATCCGAAAAAAAACTAAAAATTCATAAACAAACTAAAGGGCAATAATTGAATTGCCCTTTTTCTTTTTTATACTCCGAATTATTCTCAATTTTGCTCAACCAAACCTTATAACTTTCATAACCATGAAAAAAGTTCACAATTTCAGTGCGGGTCCTGCCATTCTTCCTGCTGAAGTATTGAAAGAAGCATCTGATGCTTGTATCAATTTTAATAACCTCCATCTCTCGTTGCTTGAGATTTCTCACCGCAGCAAAGATTACGAAGCAGTAATGGATGAAGCTCGTGCATTGGTGAAGGAATTATTTGGTGTTGGTGAAAATTACGAAGTGCTCTATTTAGGCGGAGGTGCAAGTCTGCAATTTGGTATGATTCCTTATAATCTGCTTCGCACGAACGGTAAAGCAGCTTACCTGAATACCGGAGTATGGGCAACAAAAGCCATTAAAGAAGCAAAAATGTTAGGCGAAACTGTAGTTTTAGCTTCATCGGAAGATAAAAACTTCAATTACATTCCTAAAAAATATGATATTCCTGCTGATGCAGATTATTTCCACATCACATCCAACAACACGATTTACGGAACACAAATCAAACAATTCCCTAAATCACCCGTGCCTGTAGTATGCGATATGTCTTCCGATATTTTTTCTCGTCCTATCGACGGAAACCAATTTGGAATGATCTACGCCGGTGCACAAAAAAATATGGGCCCTGCAGGCACCACCATGGTGATGATCAACAAAGATTTGGTTGGTAAAAGCGACCGCAAAAAATTAAGCATGCTCGATTATGCCGTTCACATTAAAGGCGGATCGATGTATAATACTCCTCCTGTATTCCCTATTTATGTCACCATGCTTACCCTTCGTTGGTTAAAGAAAAATGGTGGTGTAAAATGGATTGAAAAAATCAACCAGGATAAAGCCGACCTTATTTACGGTGAGATCGACCGCAATAGTCTTTTCTATGGAACAGCAGAAAAAGAAGACCGTTCCAATATGAATGTTTGCTTCCTGATGAAAAATCCTGAACTCGAAGCGGAGTTTGATGCAATGTGGAAAGCTGCAAATATTTCCGGTATTCGCGGTCACCGCGATGTTGGCGGATACCGTGCCTCCATTTACAATGCAATGCCAATTGAAAGCGTAAAAGCGTTAGTTGAAGTAATGCAGGATTTTGAACGTAAAAAAGGTTAATTAGAAGGTCCATTCCTACAAAAACCGGTCGTTTTGATCGGTTTTTGTTTTTTTGGCTTTTTCATTGAAGCACATATCCTTACATTTGTACATGCGCGTTATTGCCGAAATACCACATCCGGATATCAAAATCACCGTTTTTAGCTGGAATGCAAAATACATCATTAAGCTGGAGGCGGGGCCTTATGAACAGATTTACAAAATCGCCGAAACCGATATTGAAGGTCTGGATAAAGTTAAATCGATGATGGATGGTGAATTCATACAATCCTGCATTCAACGTTTTTTGAGCATGCGCACTGATTTTTCTAATGCATATAAAAAAGTTAACTCCTAAATGAACTCGTCTAAACTTTCCCTTGGCCTAAACATCGGTTTACTTATTGCCGTCATCTTTTTATTTGTAAAAGTATATTCCGGTCCAGCCACCAGTTCCGAAACGGCAGAACCTGCAGAAACAAAAACTGAAATCAGCGGCAAACCAATGGCCGGAGCAAAAATTGCTTTTGTGCGCAATGATTCCATTCAATCTTCCTATAAATTCTACATCAAATCGGAAAAAGAATTGCAGGAATCGAAGGATGCAGCAGAAGCTACTTTGAAAAAGAAAGCTGAATACGCTATGGCGCGCGAGAAAAAATTAAACGACGAAGCGCGTTTCATGACTCAAAGCGAACAACAAAAAGCCATGATGGAATTGCAAAATTTACAAATGGATTACCAGCGCAAACAAGAAGAACTGATGAATGATCTGGCGATGAAAGAACAAAACCTGACCGATAAATTGTATCAGAACATCGAAGCATTTCTTGATGGTTATGTTAAAGAACATAAAATCGATATCGTAATGAATTATGTTCCGCGTTTAGGATTTTTATACATCAATCCGGAAATGGATATTACTGCCGATGTGGTAAAAGGACTAAATGCCGAGTACGATAATGCAATGAACGGAAAATAAGATGCGGGTAGCCGAGGAAAAATTAAAGTCCAATGTTGCCGAGTACATTTTGTACATGTGGCAAATGGAAGACGTGGTGCGATCTTTTAATTTCGATATCGAGGCTATTGAATTCAATTTATTGCGACCAGTTTTAAAATCTGAAGAAGAATTGAAGGCGGAAAAAGAATGGTTTAGTCAGCTTATCCGCAATATGAAAAACCAGGAAATTGAGCAGAAAGGTCACCTCAACGATATTTACGAAATCATTCAGGAACTTTTTTACCTGCATAATACCCTGCTCAATGTAGCCAAGGATCCTTCCTATCTTCAGTTGCACGAAGAGGCAGCACCGGGAATGGAAGATTACCGTTTACGTTCCAAATCTCATTCTATGAATGAAGTGGAACTTTGCTTTAATGCATTATACACTAAATTATTATTACGCTTAAAAAAACAGGAAATCAGCTCGGAAACAGAATCCGCATTTACCGCATTTTCTAAAATGATTTCCTACCTCTGCTCCTCCTATCATAAAATGAAAAAGGGAGAATTAAATTTTAATTTCAATCTGAATTAATTCAGAAATAAAAGGGCCTGAACGAAATTCCACCCTCCGAAAATTCTAAAGCAGGAAAAGGAATTTTAATCCAATTCAAGGAATTCAGCATCACCCGTTGCCATTTTCGCTTAACTGGAATTTTTCGAAAATCGATATCGAATGATAAATAATACTGCCGGTATCGCTGAAATACAGGATATGGATTTCCATTGGCATCGTATGCAGGATTTTCACGGCCGCCAATCATACCCTCTGCACCATAACCAAAAGCCAGATTAATCCATTGGGGAAAACGACTTTCCGATTTTAAAAATGATGCGATG comes from the Flavobacteriales bacterium genome and includes:
- a CDS encoding OmpH family outer membrane protein, yielding MNSSKLSLGLNIGLLIAVIFLFVKVYSGPATSSETAEPAETKTEISGKPMAGAKIAFVRNDSIQSSYKFYIKSEKELQESKDAAEATLKKKAEYAMAREKKLNDEARFMTQSEQQKAMMELQNLQMDYQRKQEELMNDLAMKEQNLTDKLYQNIEAFLDGYVKEHKIDIVMNYVPRLGFLYINPEMDITADVVKGLNAEYDNAMNGK
- the serC gene encoding 3-phosphoserine/phosphohydroxythreonine transaminase; protein product: MKKVHNFSAGPAILPAEVLKEASDACINFNNLHLSLLEISHRSKDYEAVMDEARALVKELFGVGENYEVLYLGGGASLQFGMIPYNLLRTNGKAAYLNTGVWATKAIKEAKMLGETVVLASSEDKNFNYIPKKYDIPADADYFHITSNNTIYGTQIKQFPKSPVPVVCDMSSDIFSRPIDGNQFGMIYAGAQKNMGPAGTTMVMINKDLVGKSDRKKLSMLDYAVHIKGGSMYNTPPVFPIYVTMLTLRWLKKNGGVKWIEKINQDKADLIYGEIDRNSLFYGTAEKEDRSNMNVCFLMKNPELEAEFDAMWKAANISGIRGHRDVGGYRASIYNAMPIESVKALVEVMQDFERKKG
- a CDS encoding DUF4924 family protein, with the translated sequence MRVAEEKLKSNVAEYILYMWQMEDVVRSFNFDIEAIEFNLLRPVLKSEEELKAEKEWFSQLIRNMKNQEIEQKGHLNDIYEIIQELFYLHNTLLNVAKDPSYLQLHEEAAPGMEDYRLRSKSHSMNEVELCFNALYTKLLLRLKKQEISSETESAFTAFSKMISYLCSSYHKMKKGELNFNFNLN